In Corylus avellana chromosome ca2, CavTom2PMs-1.0, the following proteins share a genomic window:
- the LOC132171067 gene encoding uncharacterized protein LOC132171067 encodes MALLGDESRGFELARKLESCGVWSQWLGESNHANFVHYLASPSSWEAFMRADESKSRAQIQLQLRARALLFDKACVSLFLRSNPSSSSSLASSSLAVSKLNSTYLRLHGDDVYFTLENTAQDGAQQREGGVSSNPASSKIQSRAAFSIGSRYGESEIDNIPQRFRNEELPETWYNQFIEKYRASKPYRLSSGDHEPEKRTPEEMSAYLRLVEKHKKRRMAIKEDHYMSYGNSMVENAPNMYPNSALNGSNFIEDDIPFFPETMFTLNCVPDSALSPIDRVDENQKVEFYGVLDTLPQVITRSPVMIERLGIRPEYLSTEHGGSLSRGRVGSEGNRKRIGPEQASQMSRKVIARMLTSVGFDGATEVPVEVFSQLLSCHVCKLGRILKVLSDSYRKQCSATELIKMFLKTLGYGNLGPLAEHVKDGSRNFVQQTQQQLQGIQPQLQSQHHSSILLPQQMPRQIHPQMQQIVHPQNLAFQQQQQQQLRRRQPQSTPRPGMDTEKDRPMVQVKIEAPSELPMDGNAFNSINARHPQMHLRPQQIAAMSTLHAQPGSQFRQMSSLQMPQIQTQNMGIVRAPPVKVEGFQELMGGDASSKHDTEESRLMSPSSK; translated from the exons ATGGCTCTATTGGGCGACGAGAGTCGCGGCTTCGAGCTGGCCAGAAAGCTAGAGAGCTGCGGGGTGTGGAGCCAGTGGCTGGGCGAGTCAAACCACGCCAACTTCGTCCACTACCTGGCATCGCCTTCCTCGTGGGAGGCCTTCATGCGAGCCGACGAGTCCAAATCTAGGGCTCAGATCCAGCTTCAACTCCGCGCTCGAGCGCTCCTCTTCGACAAGGCCTGCGTCTCCCTCTTCCTCCGCTCCAATCCTTCCTCTTCTTCGTCGCTCGCGTCTTCTTCTCTTGCCGTTTCGAAGCTCAATTCGACTT ATTTGCGATTGCACGGGGACGACGTCTACTTCACGCTGGAGAACACAGCGCAAGATGGGGCTCAACAGCGGGAAGGTGGTGTTTCGTCCAATCCGGCGTCGTCCAAG ATTCAATCAAGGGCAGCTTTTAGCATCGGATCAAGATATGGTGAATCTGAGATTGATAACATACCACAGAGATTCAGGAATGAAGAACTGCCTGAAACATGGTATAATCAGTTTATTGAGAAGTATAGAGCTAGCAAACCCTATAGGTTGTCATCTGGGGACCATGAACCAGAAAAACGTACACCTGAAGAGATGTCTGCTTATCTCAGACTTGTTGAGAAGCATAAGAAAAGGCGCATGGCTATTAAGGAGGATCACTACATGAGCTATGGAAATTCCATGGTGGAAAATGCACCAAACATGTATCCAAATTCTGCTTTAAATGGCAGTAATTTTATTGAAGATGATATACCTTTTTTCCCAGAGACAATGTTTACATTGAACTGTGTGCCTGATAGTGCACTCTCCCCAATAGATAGAGTGGATGAAAACCAGAAAGTGGAGTTTTATGGAGTTCTTGATACCTTGCCTCAAGTTATCACCAGGAGCCCTGTGATGATTGAGAGGCTGGGTATCAGGCCTGAGTACCTTAGCACGGAACACGGAGGAAGCTTATCTCGTGGAAGAGTTGGGTCTGAAGGGAACAGGAAACGTATTGGTCCAGAGCAAGCGTCACAGATGTCTCGAAAGGTAATAGCACGAATGTTGACAAGTGTGGGGTTTGATGGTGCCACGGAAGTTCCAGTGGAAGTCTTCTCTCAGTTGCTGAGCTGTCATGTATGTAAATTAGGCCGAATATTGAAAGTTCTTTCTGATAGTTACAGAAAGCAGTGTTCAGCTACTGAATTAATTAAGATGTTCCTTAAAACATtgggatatgg TAATTTGGGGCCATTGGCGGAGCATGTAAAGGATGGCTCCAGGAATTTTGTACAACAAACTCAGCAGCAGCTTCAGGGAATCCAGCCACAGTTGCAGTCACAGCACCATAGTTCCATCCTACTACCCCAGCAA ATGCCTAGACAAATACATCCACAGATGCAGCAAATTGTTCATCCCCAAAATCTGGCTTTTcagcaacagcagcagcagcagttGCGAAGACGCCAACCACAATCCACTCCTCGCCCTGGTATGGATACGGAGAAGGACAGACCAATGGTACAAGTTAAGATTGAAGCCCCATCAGAACTACCAATGGATGGCAATGCCTTCAACTCTATCAATGCCAGACATCCCCAGATGCATTTGCGGCCACAACAGATTGCTGCAATGTCGACTCTCCATGCTCAACCTGGGAGTCAATTTAGACAGATGTCTTCCCTTCAAATGCCCCAAATTCAGACACA GAACATGGGCATTGTTAGAGCGCCACCGGTGAAGGTGGAGGGCTTTCAGGAATTGATGGGTGGGGATGCTTCATCAAAACATGATACCGAGGAAAGTAGGTTGATGTCCCCTTCGAGTAAGTAG